From the genome of Tachysurus fulvidraco isolate hzauxx_2018 chromosome 14, HZAU_PFXX_2.0, whole genome shotgun sequence:
TGGCCCGTCGTCGTTACTCAGGGTTTCCTCCCTGGGTCCCTCGGGCACCTGCTCGGAGACCTCGGGCTCTTCCTGCTGGAGCGGAACCTCTGGGAGCTCTTCGGTGGTCTCCTGGATCTCATCGTCGAACGCTGAAGCGTACTGCAGGATGGGCTACACACAGAGGAAGGGGTTTCAGAGTCGGAACGACAATCAGACGTTCGAGGTCCGTTTCATGGTGAATTCTAACACGGAATTGACTCAAAGCGGAGAACGCGAGTCCTGCAGAGTCACTAGACGAAGCGTCCACCCTGGAGTTATAAACTGCTCACGTCAAAGCAAAGCCAGAAATCTGACAGTGATGAGACGAAATCGGATCGGTTTGTTTACCTTGGAGCTCGGGAGCTTGTTGACCGCCACCTCAGCGACGTTCGAGTCAGCCAGAGAAAGCTTCGTCATGTCTGCAGCTTCCAAACTGCCTTTATCTGGAAGGTTCTGCTTCAGCAGGCCGTCCTCTCGCTCCTAAACGTACGATAGGAACGATAAGAACGTGCGAGTCCGATCTCTGAAAGTtcccgctgtgtgtgtgtgtgtgtgtgttacctgcagcTGCAGTAACGCGCTCTGTATGAAGCAGGATTGCGGGTCGTCCTGTTCCTGCTTCAGCTGAGCCTGCAGTGCTGCTCTCTCCTCAGCTAACAGACCCAGAACCTGATCCTGAGACGCCAGCAGCAGCTTGGAGTAAGAGCTCAGACGCACGTCTGCGACACGGACGGAATGTgaaaaatgtacacaaaaacACGTGCGTCAGTGTGTGAAGAGGAAAAGTTCTTTCTACCCTGATGTTCTCTTCAGCACGAAGCCCCTCACCTCCAAAGCGGATCGGCTCCTCCACCTTAACCCACTGGGAGCTGGGCAAAGCCACCAACACGCCTTTCTCTCTGCGCATCAGGCGCATGGTGATGACCTCGCCGGGCGCGTACTGACGCGTCTCCATGGCGACGACACTACGAAAGAAGACGAGAACCGGTCGGTTCGGTCCAAGGTGAGTTAAATACAGAGAGCTGTAGAATAACCGGAGTGCTTAAGACTCAAGAACTCGttctaccttgtgtgtgtgtgcgtttgtgtgtgtaagagtcaAAATGATCCAAGAATCCTACTTCAGTAGCGTGTAAATAAACACTACCGCTTTCTATCAGTCATCGACCCTCGTACGTACCTCTTGAGGTCTGCGCTGTGCACGGCCTCGTAGCAGATGGGACACTTGGACCAGGATTTCTCGCTCAGAGACAGGTAGTGCAGCATGCAGGGCCAGCAGTAGATGTGACCGCAGCGAGTGATGTGAGCCGCCACCGGAGGGTACAGGCAGATCGGACAGGACGGCACCTCGTGGCTGTAGATGCGCTggacacagagaaaaacaaggCTGAGAAACAAACGCAATAAGGCTGCAGCATCGTCAGGGTTTGGAGCCTGTAGAAATCTGAAACGCTAGCAATGACTTGGCAGGACATGAGGCACGACTCTGATCACTCACCACTTGCTGCACACAGTCCCAGCTGACCAGAGTGTCAGGGTCAGTGAAGTGAGCTTGATAATCCTGGTCATCATTCACCACAAACTGGCAGCTGCGGAGACAAAACGAAGGACGTCGGTTTAAACGTCGTGACGCGGCGTGTCCGGTCTCTTAAGCTTCTGAGATCTAAGACTCACTTGGCCTGCAGAAACAGCTCCTTGTTGAAGGGCTTGTGTTTGTGACCCCACTTGTTGCGGCGACCCCAGCACGAATGGCCATCGCCTACGGAGCCAAAATGGCCTCCACGTGGCTCAAAGGTAAAATTGAGCAAGTGGTTCAAGCTGATCTTTTTGGGTCCAGAAAACTGAGCCGGGCTGAACTCTGCCCGGCGCGTCTCAGCTACCTGAGGGGAGGAGAACAGAAGGAAGCGTTCGAGCGATCGGGACGATCGTAACGAGAGCGATTCCGTTCGCAGTTCTCAGCGTTGTGAGAGACTtacctcttctcttctcccacCGACCATGAGCCCACCCTGTCTACCTCCTGCTCCACCTCTCTGGGGGGGTCTCTTGTCGAAATTCTTGCTTTTCTGTGAGTGGGTGCGACGGGGGCCTGGGAAATTTTCTGCTTTGGGGAAGGCAGGCTCCCGCTTACGGTTGTGGCGCTTGGAGGTGCCATTATTCTTCGAATCttaaaggggggaaaaaaaaaagaagacgtTACGTTCCGCATTGTGGCTCACcgtatattaaaattaatataaatagatCATGAATGACCAGAGGAAGGTTACGTTCGCATGCCTGATCTTTGAACATGAACAATAATAAGAGCTCCAGGAATTATacacaataaaattaaaagataAACACCACCTCTAACAAACCGTTCAGatcagggaaaaaacacaaagttttaTCAAGTCAGAAAATAACGTAGATGAGATTCTGTCCGTTGATGACCGACAGGAAACGAAGCAAAGACGCTTCCTGCgtattgtgtgtgttcgttttattccatttttaaaCTCTTGGTTCTCCTCAAACTGGAATAAGAGCCAGCATCTCTTCACATGTCACGTCATGTTTATCTGGTTTAAAGTGTCGTGTTGCTTAAACTCTGAGCCGCAAGTTAGTTTTATACCTCACGGTTAACGATAAGAGCGTCTGGGGTGTTGACACACAGCTTATCAACAAACTGCAGAGCAGCTCAGGGGGGACACTTTAGGACCAAAacgtttacaattttttttctttttctaatttgGCGACTCTTTGCAGTCGATGTGAACTTCTACCCTCTCCAGAGTCTCTCCACAAGCTGTCAGGGTTTCTTGAGTCATGTGAGAGAACAGGAATAGCCTCCGAGCAGCACTTTATATTTACACGACGACGTCTCCTCCGGGCCACACCATGACCCCTTATAAACCTTTAGAATCGTCGTTATTGCCTGAAAGAACAAACATCATAAACATCCCTATGTCACGGCATAATCTGAAATCTAATCTACATCAAATCAGCTTGAGCTCAGGGACTTTTAGGCTGAAGTGTTTAAAGATTCGGTAGAGTTTTTATTACACAACAGTGGTGGTGAAATTCTCCtcctttctgattggtcagtcgGGTCACTGGAAGTAGTTCCGGCTTCAAACTCAAATCGCAGTTTTACACTGATATTAATCCGCTTTTTAGTCATTGCTCGTTCAAATCGACGTGTAACAGTTTTTAAGGGGTTGTAAAGTTTTTCGTTTGCTTAACATTTGTTTAAACTTTCAGGACAGACCAGTTTTACACTTTGCATATTTTTCCGCTAATTTTATGAATAATAACGTGACAAAGAAGAACCTGTTTGGTGGCGCATTCAATGTGAACACAAACggataaatattttacaataatacaacattaataataattcttattatatattagtgtttatgtaGTAACCGGTTAGCCAGACAAgctaattaattaacattagcctcgctaacaaaaacaaagtgttAAAAGTAGAACCGCTGTCTGGTTGAGGTCGTGTTCCAATCGCATCACTGCTCCCTATCTAGGGGCCCTACTACGTAGTGTACGTTAACGACGGATTATCCAGCCTAAGTAGTGCCCTAACACCAATAAGGAGGCATTTGGGACACGACATGAACCCGCGGCCTATAAACGtcatgtcaataaaaaaaataaaaaaaaaacaacaaacacgtGAAAAACGTGAACATAAGCGTTTATAAATGAGAAACTGcagagtgtttatttatttatttttacctgttTTAGTTTTAGAGTCGGTCGGCGGTGGTCCTGTAGAGCTGGAACGGGGCGGGACCTTGGTGTTGGTGCTGTTGTTTTTCTCCATATCTCTGTGGGAAGGACTGAGGCCGAGCTCCGAGGAGACGCACGAGCTCTGTAGCATTAAACGGGACGAGAAGCGAGAAGAGCGGCTTGTTATCAGAGGTGCGGGTCAGGCGGCGAAGGCCCTTGCTCATGTCTGTCACACCCGGATACTCCATCACGGCGACATCTTGACCACAAACAAAccgagaaaaaataaacaagagacACCGAATCCAAAATGTCTCCACAGAAGATTTAGGAAGAAGATTAAACCCCGGAAACGTTCCCCTTTCCCCTTGTTGTGGGAACCTGTGCGGCCCACAGAGCGTTATCCGCCCTCCAGCTGCTGGAAAACGGATCAATTTATGGGTTTTTTAGGCCCAAAATTTCCGATAACGCTAAACGACTTCTCTCTTGTGGCGACGGGTCGCCAAACAGGAACCGTGAAGACCCGGATGACGcttttatacagtttttaatAACCACAAGTGCGCATGCACGACCAAGGTGCTCTTTATTGGTTGGAACGAATCCACGTAAAACAGATCTCGGGGTGTATTCAGAGTAACTATCGTGTCTTGGGTCGCGATTGGTTCATACGCGTACGTTTATGAGGTTCTAGCCA
Proteins encoded in this window:
- the rnf10 gene encoding RING finger protein 10, whose translation is MLQSSCVSSELGLSPSHRDMEKNNSTNTKVPPRSSSTGPPPTDSKTKTDSKNNGTSKRHNRKREPAFPKAENFPGPRRTHSQKSKNFDKRPPQRGGAGGRQGGLMVGGRREEVAETRRAEFSPAQFSGPKKISLNHLLNFTFEPRGGHFGSVGDGHSCWGRRNKWGHKHKPFNKELFLQANCQFVVNDDQDYQAHFTDPDTLVSWDCVQQVRIYSHEVPSCPICLYPPVAAHITRCGHIYCWPCMLHYLSLSEKSWSKCPICYEAVHSADLKSVVAMETRQYAPGEVITMRLMRREKGVLVALPSSQWVKVEEPIRFGDVRLSSYSKLLLASQDQVLGLLAEERAALQAQLKQEQDDPQSCFIQSALLQLQEREDGLLKQNLPDKGSLEAADMTKLSLADSNVAEVAVNKLPSSKPILQYASAFDDEIQETTEELPEVPLQQEEPEVSEQVPEGPREETLSNDDGPQQNPQHGPYYYFYQAEDGQQMFLHPVNVRCLLRQYGSLENSPPSISAPVVEIEGHTVNEDVRRRHRYLSHLPLTCEFSICELNLQPPVLSKETLDSFSDDLERRRRARHKKARDEKRREKRIEMEENRKQGKYPEVHIGLENLQHFPAFGSPPHYSEPGQNPEFQLGPPSPLSSSPVSDVAMFPSLNANGPSISVGSVEEDSPCMSFAQMLRDGKARADVWPRIPPKKDVFLAPPVADSDGESDGSDRMPVPSFQNSFSQAVEAAMLQLDHKPPAKAEASSTTDEKGGKKKKKKQKLLFSTSMVHTK